In Pseudorasbora parva isolate DD20220531a chromosome 9, ASM2467924v1, whole genome shotgun sequence, the following proteins share a genomic window:
- the si:ch73-14h1.2 gene encoding putative defense protein 3, translating to MNVQFLILVLGLNFHAVTAYRNGQVTEECDSMTPGHVPNNASTLEPPYTVTSNASSYTDGQVITVTLQANATGFKGFLLQARDENGPVGTFTIMDIDNSQLLTCGTEGSAVSHTSDVEKSTIVAQWKAPYSNNRDIRFRATFVQNFSLFWVGVQSDPVRFLATNPPNATVSPPNATVSTTSTTVAITNATVSPPNATVSTTSTTVAKTSTTVSTTRETVTITQSTVSTTTTDDSPIMSLTWCLLLLPMLAII from the exons ATGAATGTACAGTTTCTCATCCTGGTTTTGGGGCTGAATTTTCATGCCGTAACGGCATACAGAAATGGACAGGTGACTGAGGAATGCGACTCTATGACTCCTGGACATGTCCCTAACAATGCCTCTACATTAGAACCTCCATATACTGTCACCTCAAACGCTTCTAGCTACACAGATGGCCAGGTGATCACAG TGACACTACAAGCAAATGCGACTGGATTCAAGGGCTTTCTTCTTCAGGCCAGGGATGAGAATGGTCCAGTAGGAACTTTCACAATCATGGATATTGACAATTCTCAACTACTCACCTGTGGAACCGAG GGCTCAGCTGTCAGTCATACTTCAGATGTTGAGAAATCAACTATTGTGGCTCAGTGGAAAGCTCCCTACAGTAACAACAGAGATATTCGGTTCAG GGCAACCTTTGTGCAGAAtttctctctcttctgggtTGGTGTTCAAAGTGATCCTGTTAGATTCCTGGCAACAAATCCTCCGAACGCGACAGTCTCCCCACCCAATGCGACAGTCTCCACAACCAGCACAACAGTCGCCATAACCAACGCGACAGTCTCCCCACCCAATGCGACAGTCTCCACAACCAGCACAACAGTCGCCAAAACCAGCACGACAGTCTCCACAACCAGGGAAACGGTTACCATAACCCAATCGACAGTCTCCACCACAACAACTGACGACAGTCCAATAATGTCTCTCACATGgtgtcttcttcttcttcctatGCTGGCAATTATTTAG